From a single Paraburkholderia youngii genomic region:
- a CDS encoding response regulator transcription factor, with amino-acid sequence MSDGRTRQTAPLRVAVIAASWQERASLQALVEANPALEFLGSAADAEKLVDCLAGSVPDVIVTDTAPEASDASKTLLELSHATPSLVLLSDDPDSDWMLDGLPTDAVAILPRNAMPAEIVVSIEAVAAGLCVLTPDILARLLAETRPSRQKAPGETFEALTFREIEVLAMLADGLGNKEIARQLDISDNTVKFHLSSIFGKLGATNRTEAVMLGMRHGFIMV; translated from the coding sequence ATGTCGGATGGACGGACGAGACAGACGGCGCCTTTGCGGGTCGCAGTGATTGCGGCATCGTGGCAAGAGCGCGCGAGCCTGCAAGCGCTTGTCGAGGCGAACCCCGCACTCGAGTTCCTGGGTAGCGCAGCCGATGCCGAAAAGCTCGTCGATTGCCTCGCCGGATCGGTGCCGGATGTGATCGTCACCGACACCGCGCCGGAGGCAAGCGACGCGTCCAAGACTCTACTCGAACTCTCGCACGCTACGCCGTCGCTCGTGCTGTTGAGCGACGACCCGGACAGCGACTGGATGCTCGATGGGTTGCCCACCGACGCAGTAGCCATCCTGCCGCGCAACGCGATGCCAGCCGAAATCGTCGTCTCCATCGAAGCCGTGGCCGCGGGCCTTTGCGTGCTGACGCCCGACATCCTCGCGAGGCTGCTCGCGGAAACGAGACCGTCGCGCCAGAAGGCACCCGGCGAAACGTTCGAAGCGTTGACGTTTCGAGAGATCGAGGTGCTGGCGATGCTCGCCGACGGACTCGGCAACAAGGAGATCGCGCGGCAACTCGACATCTCCGACAACACGGTGAAATTCCACCTGTCGTCCATCTTCGGCAAACTCGGTGCGACCAACCGCACCGAGGCGGTGATGCTCGGCATGCGGCACGGATTCATCATGGTGTAG
- a CDS encoding LysR family transcriptional regulator: MDQLDGVAVFVKVIEAGSFTVAAERMHLTRSAIGKVIAKLEARLGVRLLQRTTRSQTLTEAGRSYYDRCVRALAELDAAEAELETGYSEPRGRLRVSAPLAFGHHCVAPVLFGLARKHPKLQIDISFTDRAVDLVEENIDLAVRIGALRDSTSLAARHLGVQETSIGAAPAYLARHGTPVDIDDFAKHAGIAYSRAGVVSPWRVLDTDGVERELLIKPQLSLDDIQAIAGAGVAGLGLVQLPCWLLTRYVMTGELVAVRERCGVRPQDIHAVWPNTRYLPSKTRCAIDALVAEIPPMILR, translated from the coding sequence ATGGATCAACTCGATGGCGTAGCGGTCTTTGTCAAGGTGATCGAAGCCGGTAGCTTTACGGTTGCGGCCGAACGCATGCACCTCACGCGGTCGGCCATCGGCAAAGTGATTGCGAAGCTCGAGGCGCGCCTCGGCGTACGCCTGCTCCAGCGCACGACGCGTAGCCAGACACTGACGGAGGCTGGGCGCAGCTACTACGATCGATGCGTCCGCGCGCTTGCCGAGCTGGACGCCGCCGAAGCCGAACTGGAGACCGGATACAGCGAGCCACGCGGTCGCCTGCGGGTCAGCGCGCCGCTCGCATTCGGCCACCATTGCGTCGCTCCGGTGTTGTTCGGACTGGCACGCAAGCACCCCAAACTACAGATCGACATCTCGTTTACAGACCGGGCAGTCGATCTCGTTGAAGAAAACATCGATCTTGCGGTGCGCATCGGCGCTTTGCGCGACAGCACGAGTCTCGCCGCACGGCATCTCGGCGTTCAGGAAACCAGCATCGGAGCGGCCCCGGCGTATCTTGCGCGGCATGGGACGCCCGTCGATATCGACGATTTCGCGAAGCATGCGGGCATCGCTTACTCGCGCGCCGGCGTGGTGTCGCCATGGCGCGTACTCGACACGGACGGGGTTGAACGGGAATTGCTGATCAAGCCGCAACTGAGCCTCGACGATATCCAGGCGATTGCCGGAGCCGGTGTCGCCGGTCTGGGGCTCGTGCAGTTGCCATGCTGGTTGCTGACACGATATGTGATGACGGGCGAACTCGTCGCGGTGAGGGAGCGTTGCGGCGTGCGACCACAGGACATCCACGCGGTGTGGCCGAACACGCGATATCTTCCGTCGAAGACTCGTTGCGCGATCGATGCACTGGTCGCGGAGATCCCACCGATGATTCTTCGTTGA
- a CDS encoding S1C family serine protease, translating to MDLSDNLADIVARVGRSVVAVHGRHRMPSSGVIWRRGVVVTAAHTLRREEGIEVTLTDGRTVAAVLAGLDPGSDVGVLKLDGVDLDPIDSGDAHSLKPGHLALAVARADDSGVSADFGVIGGVGGAWRTWRGGQLDAFVRLDGGLRPGFSGAALADMRGQVVGICTSALMRGAGIVIPGTTVERVTDELLAKGRVSRGYLGVGTQRVGLPDAWVKEMNLSFGSGLLISSLAPGGPAEQAGVLIGDVLIELDGKPCRDMGDVSAALGSASVGQQLQIALIRGGERHACSVTVGERPQRNSCR from the coding sequence ATGGATCTCTCGGACAATCTGGCAGACATCGTCGCGCGAGTGGGGCGGAGTGTCGTGGCGGTACACGGCCGGCATCGCATGCCGTCGAGCGGCGTAATCTGGCGCCGTGGCGTCGTCGTGACCGCCGCACACACGCTCAGGCGCGAGGAAGGGATCGAAGTCACGTTGACCGACGGCCGTACGGTCGCCGCGGTCCTCGCGGGTCTGGACCCGGGCTCCGACGTCGGCGTGCTGAAACTGGACGGCGTCGATCTCGACCCGATCGATTCCGGCGACGCCCACTCACTGAAGCCGGGTCATCTTGCGCTCGCCGTCGCCCGTGCGGATGATTCCGGCGTTAGCGCTGATTTTGGCGTGATCGGCGGCGTGGGGGGGGCCTGGCGCACGTGGAGAGGCGGACAACTCGATGCGTTCGTGCGACTGGACGGCGGTCTGCGCCCGGGTTTTTCCGGGGCGGCCCTCGCGGATATGCGCGGGCAGGTCGTCGGCATCTGCACGTCGGCACTGATGCGCGGCGCCGGCATCGTGATTCCCGGGACGACCGTGGAGCGCGTCACCGATGAACTATTGGCGAAAGGGCGCGTGTCGCGGGGCTACCTTGGTGTCGGCACGCAGCGGGTCGGCCTGCCGGACGCCTGGGTCAAGGAAATGAACCTGTCGTTCGGCAGTGGCTTGTTGATCAGCTCGCTTGCGCCGGGCGGCCCTGCGGAGCAGGCGGGCGTGCTGATAGGCGATGTACTGATCGAACTGGACGGCAAGCCTTGCCGCGACATGGGCGACGTAAGTGCCGCGCTGGGCTCCGCAAGCGTTGGGCAGCAGTTGCAGATCGCCTTGATCCGAGGTGGCGAACGCCACGCGTGTTCGGTAACAGTGGGCGAACGGCCCCAACGGAATTCGTGCAGATGA
- a CDS encoding ACT domain-containing protein, whose protein sequence is MELSVERVEVWAATIDDKPGGLAKVLSVLRDAGADLQFIVARRTPEASGKGVVFVAPLQGDSATRAATQAGFSVTPSLHSIRVMGLDQLGIIAQLSQMLADGGINLRGVSAAVLGTQFIAYLALDSLDDAEKAIDLLQRA, encoded by the coding sequence ATGGAACTGAGTGTGGAACGTGTCGAGGTTTGGGCAGCTACCATCGACGACAAACCGGGAGGTCTTGCGAAAGTCTTAAGCGTCTTGCGGGATGCTGGTGCCGACTTGCAGTTCATCGTGGCGCGTCGCACGCCAGAGGCATCGGGTAAAGGAGTCGTGTTCGTCGCTCCGCTACAGGGAGACAGTGCGACCCGCGCCGCCACCCAGGCGGGGTTCAGCGTTACCCCGAGCCTTCACTCCATCCGTGTAATGGGTCTGGACCAGTTGGGCATCATCGCGCAATTGAGCCAGATGCTGGCGGATGGCGGGATCAATCTGCGCGGCGTCTCGGCCGCTGTGCTTGGCACGCAATTCATCGCTTATCTCGCGCTCGACTCGCTGGACGACGCCGAAAAGGCGATTGACCTTCTACAAAGGGCCTGA